GACTTCTGTCCAGTTTTCCACGTGTGCAGCTCAGCACATCAGTAACAAGTCAGATCAGAACTGACTGCATGGAGCTGAGCACTGTGAGCACTGCAACAGAGGCTCTTCAGTACACTGGAACAGCCCAGTGAGACGTGGCACCTCAGTCCTCCCTCCTGGTGAGGGAAACAGCCTGAGCAGAGAAAGTGCACCGCAGCCATTTCACACTGGAAGCTCCTGTTCAAAGAGACAGACTGTGACTGCTTTCTTTGGAGACGTGGCACAGGTTGTAACTAACTTCACAATGCAAACATGGTCAATAGGAAATGGACACCACTGCTGCTTCTCAGGGACAGCTCACTAAATCCTCAACATCCTTGGAATCTTCTGAGTCAGGACTGCCCAGTGATGAGCCAATAATGTGTGACCCATCTCCATGGTGCTGCAGGATAGGATctggcaaaggaaaaaaaagcattaaaattaTTGCTGTGCCATTACAACAAGATATAAAACACAAATTTAGGAGACAGGAAATGTAGCCTGGAATTCTAACCAATTGCAGGCAGTGTTGCTCAAACTGGGAAGTTTGCAATTTCTAGtttcacaggatcacagaatagCTGGGGCTGGAAGGGCCCTCTGGAGATCCCCTAGTCCAACCCCCTGCTAAAGCTGCTTCGGCCAGAGCACTTTGCACAGGACCACATCCAGGTGTGAGTATCTTTAGAGAAGGTAAGTGATAACCAATATGGATGGATATGGATGCAATGGTGTGACTCACATTTCCATCCATCAGATGTTGCACTATCATTGCTGACCCTCTGATGGCTCTACAGGGAGATGCTTCCTCTGGGGAGGAGTATTTGCTAGGTTACTTGCAGTTTGATAGCACTGAtatgtaaaattattttagagaAAGCAAGGATGTATGAAGCGTTGTCTGCAGAGACTCAGAAGCTCTGTACACTGCTTTAATGACAGGGACTGTCATACCTGTGAGAGTTGTCAAGGGCAAGACTGATTCATTATCCATATCATCTGTTGCCTGGATAAAACCATGGGAAGAAGGAACAATAAGCACAGTCTCATCATCTATTGTAGGCTGATCAACTTGTTCTTCTATTGTTGGGGAACCCAGATCCTGCACAACAGAGAACAGGCCATGAGAGTGTATTCATGGtaacacaaacaaaaacctgCATTGCTCAGCCATACTCCACTCTGGATGAGTTTTATCTCATTGAATTGAAATGTCACCACCTGAGATAGTTTATTTCAGCATTTAGAGGGCATGTTATCTTAGTGCAGCACCCACAAACAAGATGAGAAGAATTTTACCCTGTTAAGCAATGTGGAGAGGAAGGAAGACACTGCAAGGTGGTGATAAAATGTTCCCTTGTAAGTCAAATATTAAGTCTGTGAAGAGGAATATTTAGGCTTTTCCACTGCTTTCTGTCTAGATGTTCTGAGACTGAAGCATTACCATTATAGCACTTACCTGCTCCATAAACCCAACAGCTTTACCTTACGTTTCACAACTCCTGTTGTCAAATTTGAACTGACACTGAACACAGAGCACAAAAGACCCCCTTTATTTGCTGTGCCTTGCTTGGTTTGTCACTGGCTGGAATTTGGCTCCACACTTGTTCTGCTGAACCTAATGGTACCACAAGACTGGCAAGACACTGATTCCTTCCAGGTACAGCTGTCAGTACCCTCATTCTCTTCCAgtcctgccactgctgctgctcctgcctcttccctggctcctgtggTACTGGAATGGCAGCAACACATCTGGCTGACTCAGTGTCAAAGCACACTCCTGGTTCCACAAATGCAGTGAAAAGTCATCCCACACATCACTGCCAGAACCAGCAGAGATATCTGGATTCCAGTTTTTCATGTGCAACACGGATAAGGTTTGTTCAAACTTCAGGAATCCCTGATGTAAAATGCTAGCAACTGCTGCTGAcacaatggaaggtacctggaTTTATCACTGAGATTACAGCCCTCTGTGTTTAAGAAAATCCCAATGTTCCTCCACCTTGTTTTTTGCAGGAAAACTTGTTTCCCTACGTAACTGCACAGTGTTTTTGCAAAGAGAGCTGTCTGAAAATCCCTTCCTTGATgctgctggagaggagctgaCAACCTGTGAACTGCACAAGGTCCCATGCACAAGGGCACGGTGTGCCtggcctgcaggagcagctctcagcagagcacacagctctgcccacagcagcactgggctgcagggcctgaAACTGGGAAGAGGAGGCGTGAAAAACTAAAGAAGCCATTGTGGCAAATGGGCACCTTTCCCAGGCAGAAATAATAAAACCCTGCAGCATGACTGCCTGCCTCCCACCACCCACCCACAGTGACAATACAACCCTGGCAAGCTCATAAAAATAACACTGacttaaagaaaacaaaatgtagGCATGTTTTTCTGGAGTAACTTTTCACTGAGAATTACTCACAGACAGTTCACTATTTCCTGGAATTTAAGTACACATGTCAAACTTGAATCTGACTTGAAGAGTAAGGCAAATTAGAATTACAAAttcagtttgtttttctgtATAGTAAAAAAAAGGTTTAGTTTTACATTCTGCTAGCCATGAGCAATTTGTACAAAGTTAAACTAGGAACTAGGTTAATATCAAAAGTTTATTAATTGTACCTCGAGAAGCTGAAGTTTTAAAATGAGAACAGAAAGCTGATGGCCTGCCTCAAATGTTGAAAATCTTATCACAATTATGTCAACCATGAcacagaaagaggaaaatggaagaATAATCCCCATCTTCTGATTTATTCAGGATTCAGATGCTTCTGTAGTAGAAAACTTAAAATGTACAAAGATTCTCCCTTTTGTAAGGGCATAACAGATATGCACTGTCTATTAGAAGCTTCTTCAAAGACAAGGCCAAAGCATATTAATGATGGATTTTCCAGGCTGACAAAGCAGAAATGCAGCTACTGTAGAGAACAGTGTCCTAAAAAACAGCAAGGGGTGTTTCATTCTAACTCATCTTTTCCCAAATTTCAACCTAACCAAACCCATAAAAGAAGAGGAATTTTGTACTGACTAAAGAGTGTTATCATCTTCTTTTTAGCACCTCTGTTTTCTGTGACTTAGTCATTTTCATAATTCCAGCaactgaaagaaacaatccaaatAGCTGTAATCATTTGGATAAACTCATTTCTGCATCTCAGGTGTTGGAGATGAACAAATCTGAGGCCAGAGAGAGAAGTAGCTTAATGTTTCAAATTCCCATTTAATGGATACTTGGCTGGAGCAGGATGTTTAACAGAAGCCCTCAAAACTGGAAAATGAGGTGCATCTTGAATTATGTTAGACTTATAAAGCAAACCCCAAATACTCTAGCTGTCCTCCCTTGCTCAATCTATCTGTTGATGCAGGTGTGTTGGACAATTACCAGCCCAGTTTAAAGAACAGCATCAAGCAGGAATCACCTGAAGGCACCTGTTGAGTGCCACCAATGCTGCACCATGCAGAAGAACCCTGAGTAGTGAAGCAACTCCACAGCTCAGTGCTCCAGATAAGTAAAATATAAGCCTTGGTACCCAATTAAATGCTGATACTTTCATACTTGTAACACACTAATGAAGCTCAAGGGTAGAGGATCTCAGCAAATACTTGTAGAACTGTggtacagaatcacagaattgtttggatgggaagggaccttgaagatcatttCAGGCCCCAACcatctggccttgaacacttccagagatgaggcagcccacagcttctctgggaaacctgttccagtgcctcaccagtCTCACAGGAAAGAACTTTCTCCTGATGCCTCATCTAAACCTAcattctttcagtttgaagccattcccccttgtcctgtcactataCCTCTTATGAATAGTCTCTCTTCATCCTTCTCCCTTCAGCTACCAGTATAAATGAAATCACTGAGATATTTCAGACCAATAGCTTAACATCAAGGCCGGATTCAATGAAATAATTCTCCAGAATtgcagaaatggggaaaacacCAAGTATCACGCCCTCCCTTACCTCAGTAACGTAAGTGCTGGGTAAACCAGAGTGAGAATCCTCATTCTGTTTCAGGCTAGCATCAGCAATCTCCTCCTCTGTTCTTACCAGAACTCCATCCATCAGTTCTCTACTATTCCTGCTGCTAAATTTGGAAGCATCATCTTCGTTGTAGGCTGACTGCTCTTCATCACTCAGCTTGGACTGATGGATATCATGTGGGAAAGTATTTGTTCCTAGGGTGTCTGGAGGATCTGTCAGGTCAGCTGACTGAATGTCTGCatccacagccagctctgtctGGGTGACAGAGGAGGAGATGTCTTCAGCAGCAACGGTGCGGATTATGACACTCGGCGTGTGGCACTGCACTGTGACGTTGTCACTTGTGTTTAACAAATGCTCTGGCTGTCAGCAGCATTTGCAAAAAAgagacaaacaaaaccccaaacaaggTCAGAGACTTTCCTCTTACTATCGACAAATCTTTCAAGCAAATACAAGCAAAAAGATTCCAATTGCTAAAAAGATTCCAATTGCTAAGTGTAGTTTAGAGTTTCATATATACAGTATGTCTGCCCAGATCATCTGTTGGCCTCTCCTGTTCCTAAAGGATAACTTTGTAGACTGAATGTGGTGTCATGTGTTCTTTAAGTCACAagtaaattaaataataatatgaAGGAGGCAACCATTCAGGTGAGGATCACTGTAGATTCAAAAGATCAGTGTTTTTCCACTgaatttttcataattttgtGATTCAATCTCCAGTttgcttccctttccctccctccagcaAAAAGCAGTACTTGTCACTACTATCCAAGTGTTGTGGACCAGTATCTATTTGTGAGAGTAACTGAAAACATCACAAAACAACaagacttgtttttttttttttttgctggggtTTTGCTGGGGATCAAGCCACTAAATGGAGACATTCTGTTCAGAGCTTGCTCACTAAGCTAAGTTCTGAAGCAACCTGAGATTGTTTTTtaacaaacccccaaaattctcagTCTTCAGGATTGTTATGCCTTAGGAACTGCTTTACAAGTTTAACAGACATGTGCAGGGCCCTGCATTACAATGTTCCCCTTCCCCCAGTGCCCCAAGGCCGGGCTGTCCCCACCCAGAGCTCTCACAGATAAGGCGTGAACGATGATCTGCTCCGGGGAGGCCGGAGCTGCCGCGGCCGTCAGGGTCATGGTGGGGCTCGTTGTCAGCGTTAAAGGCAGCCCTTGGCTCGAGCTTGTCTGCAGTAAGTAGGTACCCGGTGTCCCAGTCGGCTGGAGGTGGAAAGACTACAAAGACAACACAGGTTTAATACCCAATTGCAGTGCCCAGGACATGCTGGAGCATTTTGGTCTACATGACCCAGCCTAACTGTAACTCCCCTGGAAAATCACCACACCAATCCAATCCCTTCTGCACTGACTGCTGCACTGCActcaaaaggcagaaaataacTCAGCTGTAGCCCTAGGCTACCAAGGCAAGTATTcagggcaggagcccagcaggtCTGTAATATGCTGTACATCAGCAGGTAAAAAAGGAACAAATTCAGCTTATTTTGCATTGAGATGGAAGAGGAACTGCACTACAAATTACAGGACAATGCAACTGAGACAATCTTTACTTGCTGGGAGCTTTCTCTGGCTCCTTTATGCTAGATTTcaacaatgaaaaaaatccaagcacAAACTGTAGCATTGAAGCAAATTTAAAGCATTTAACTATAATTCACATCTTACTCGTCAGCCCTAATGGATTACACTTTCAGAAATACGTTTTAGAActcttcttctttctgcttGAAAACcttccctttgtttttttttttttttttttggaaatgcACACTTCTATAGTCTAAGAAGCAGCTGggttgaaaataaaaaaagaaaaagccacagTAACAAACACCAGTCACTTACTGGAAGAATCTCAAAGGTCTGTAGTGTTCCACTGTTCAGTGTTATTGTCTCAGAGTCAACAGTAGCAGCAGGGGAATCGGTTGAGGCtgcaaaaggaaggaaaaaaaaaaaagaaaaggaaagtatGTAAACCAGAATGTTCAGGCCTGTAGAGAGCATAACATACTATAATTAATACATGGCAGGGTACTGTTAATTCCCctaagaggaaaaagaaaactggCTGCAGTCCTAATGACAAGGTTCTCTAATTGGTACCCAAGATACAATTCTATTTAAAGAGAGCATTCTACAATCCAAAAGAGCAAAAGAAAGTAAATATGGGTTTAGCACAGagataaaagcagaaaataaagtttctgaCATGATTTAATTACTTTTTGTAATGAGATTTGCAAGAGGTTCTAAAGTAAGGATACCCTTTGGTGTAATAATATCCTTTGGATCATGTACTGCTGGTTTTAAACCAGTGTCAGGCTTAATATTGTTGTGTTTCCCACAgacctctttttctttttttgtaatttttaatcttttctgCCCTCCACAATATGTCCACCCCTGATGAAAGTTCAGATGCTTCCCAGATATTTGCCTATCCTGTGTGTTATGACTGCAGTATAAAAGCTGTAAGTATTCTTACTACAACTATGTAATTATTTATGCAATTAGCTCCACTAATTCTAAAAGTAGTGAAGAGAAGCACTGGAAACAGTTGATGTAGGTATTTTAAGATCATCAGGTCCAAACAACTTGTACTCAAAACTTTATAATCATAATTACAATTTCTACTTACtcttaaaaaaatcacaagttCCAGGAAGCTGAAACCAAATTAATACTCTGTCTGGGGTTTTCCAGTAATTTCCTAAATGCCAAAAGGGGAAAAGATCTACAAGATGATAACAGTGACCCAAGCACTGGAAACTTTGCCATTTCAGACTCTGTGTCAGCAAAATACAGTAATTTTGGTCTCTTAAGAAGATAAAAGCTCAGTTTTTAAGCTATTATTGTTGTAGTGGCATGTTCAAGGTTTCCTGCTGCAGATTTGCTGGTACTCAGTAGCAGAGAGCTGTAAACTGTGACCTGTCAGTCACCTAGCCAGTATATTCATAAAACCTATAGAATTGCCCCTTTGAAACCTTGAGCCTTCCACCAAATGCAGCTGGAAGTGGGTAATAGGTTCAGCTCCCATGGGACTGTGAAACACACAATACAAAATTCACTCTGATTACACAACCagaaatttttcagaaaagcagactaaaatgggggaaaaggcTTGTTAGGCAGACATGGGCAAGTGAAGTCACAAAACAACCATGACAGGATTCAACTCAGAGATGACTAAAGGTTCCAGGATCCCAGCCCATCTTGCCTTCTCATCAAAACCCATCAGCTTGGATCAAGCTTCACTCAAAGTCTGAGACTACTGACATATTATGACAGACAAAAAGTTCTTGGCTTGGTGTCATCTGTCATTCTAATTAGAAAATAAACCACATAAAATGAAGCTAGCACTTAATAAATAGATTAAGATAGATTGACCTCCTAAAATTATAAACAGAAAATGGTCTGCCAAACGCCTACTGAGGCACAGTCTGAAGAATCAGTTTGTAGACTGATCAGCTTAGCTCAGAGCAGGGTGCTAATAATGCCAGGGCTATGGGTCCAATCCATGTGTGGGCCACTCATTTAAGAGCTGGGCCTCCATGATCCACGTGGATCCTTTCcaattcagaatattctgtaaCTAATTTGGTAATCAGCAAGACCAAAGCACTAAATTTTCCTAATAAAATTTACAAATTACAAATGGTGCAAAATAATATACAGTGCAGATGACAGACTGCATGTGACTGGAGTTACTTAACAAGATTAGTTACAAAATCAAGCAGTAAGAACTACACTCAGAGCAGATCTGGTAATCAATGTTAGATAATGAGCAAAGTTCATCCATAAGAGCATGGGAAGCatcaacttaaaaaaaatacagtggTTTAGCAGAACACTGACTGTTGGTGTGACTTAGCAGCTAACATTTTCCAGTGTGTTTGTGACTAGAAATAATTGCATAATAAAGGATTAGGAAAACACACTTACACCTTCCCTTCAGTGCCCTGTATCAGAACTTAGGGACAGTGGTCTGTGTAACTTGAAAAGGACAACTTTTACATAATGCTCACTGCTGTGTGCAAGAGTGACCAGAAACAACTTAAGGAATAAACAAACACACTATCCTCACTAAGAGGTTTGTGCACTGAAGGCTTTTCAAAGAACAGGTTATGTGGCAAACTCctgtatgcacacacacaaacagacACCCAGAACACCTGTGTCCAGTGCTCCAGTTGTAGCTTCTTGGAACTACAGTCACAGCAATATCTACATTTGCCTAACAAAGTTAGAAACAGGTAAACAGAACACAGAAATGTTTCATCTGAAGCTATGGCATGACCAAGAGAGAATGAATACAACTCCTTAAGACATGCTCACTCCTCCCTCACCACCTCAGCAGAAGCAAGCTGCAGGCTTTGTGTGAGTGGTTTGTTGCAGTACTTACAGACATGGGTGATCTGCACTGGgatctgcagagctgccatggggctgggggcgctgcCCGTGCTCTCCTCCAAGCGAGCCACGCGGATCTGCACGTGCTGCACCCCCGAGCTGGAGTTACTGCTTGCTAAGCCACTGCCACACTTGTTCTCTGCAAGCTGGTGCCCTGGATTGTTTTTTTGGTTCTCGTGGAGCTGTTTAAGACCCTTTATCAGCACTGAGAGAAAAAACACCCATGCTAAAGCAGGTTGAACAAGCACATTTGAAATGCTGCAATTGGTGATTTACCCAAGATGAAAAGAGCAAACAAAATCCTACAGAATCTGGAACTTAAGTAATCTCCAGAGATACAAAAACTAGAAATTTAGCACATACATAGACCATTTATAGCCAACTACAGGAGTGAACTAGATTTCCTCATGGAACCCAGGTACTTCATGatgcttgggggaaaaaaaagaacaggccATAAAATTTTGGAACTCTAAAAAGATGCATGATATATCCCCAAGCTACAATCGAGTGCAAGTATCACTAGCTGTGTAATGCTGCTACCAGAAGTAAATCCTCCAATCTTCTACAACATGGAAGCAGATTTGTTTAAGAGCTTGACAGAAATGTCACTGAAAATGGGGAGCAAGAGAGAATGAATCCCACAGTGGTTATATCACAATTCTTCACCTGTGCTTGAGGAGGCccactgctccaacagaaccacccaCCCTTCTTCTCTGTAATTGCTTTGGGAGCAGCTGATTTAACAGCAGGTCACAAAACCTGAGGCCTCAGCTTGTCTAGAATTCATTACAGCCAACTGCCTAAACATCTCCCCTTTGTCAGGGGAAAGAGAGCAGAGCCTGTTGATTCAGTGCTGCATTTATCTATGAATTATTTGCTGCAACAACTGCCTATTAATGTGTGGTAACGTCACAGCTGCAGCCTTGAGGCAGGACTAATACATAACCACACTGTCAACCACAGCACAAGAGTGCATTAAATTACATCCTTCATTAATTATGACATGActaatctgatttttttcctcttcccaagTAAGACAAAGGGAGGTCTGAAGGTCACAAACAACCCTTTGGCTTAGGCACTAGTTTCCTCAAGCCAGAATGGGAAAATGGTATGACATGTATTTGGGGAAGCTTTATACTCCTGACTCCTGCCCTCCTCTCATTGCAGCTAGTAGTAGATCTACTTTCTGTCTACAGCTAAGGCTCAGCACCTGACAAAGATTACATTTTAACATCATAAAGGCAACACATCTAACCTGAGGCCATAGTTAGGCTGCACATACATATCCTCTTCCACCTGAAGAGGTCACTGCCCTCCATACCAAAGATCAGCATCATCTGAGATCTGCCAGCTGAGCTGCTTAGATACCTATCCTCACTTTAGCCAAACTGAGAAGGGATGGCAAAGTCTGTCTAGCTGAACATATCAGCTTGGCCTGTTTGACTGAAACACTTAAGGACTGCTTGTAGGAGCAATTCAGCCAGCAGATCCAAGGGGCCAGTAACTTCCAGCAAAGAAACAATGTGCTCTTTGGCCAGCAATGCTGTAAGCAGACAACAAAATGCAGCCTTATTCCTGTGACATATGTGAAAAAAGCTTTCAGAAGAGAAGTGTGCAAGCAGTACATTACCAGGGAATGAAACATCTTTGTGGTTTGCAATCTGTCTTTTAATGGTCCACCATTTACTCCGGAGCCACTGTGGGGAGCGGACACTACTCCATCCCTCAGCCAGCAAGTCCCAATTGATGTCATTCTCATCAGAAACTTCAAGTTCCGCTATCCTGGCAGGACACAGAAAACAGGGAGCTGTCAGAAAGGGCCCCCCAGGGCGGCAGGGGTGCCGCACGCGTCCGGCCGTGGCACACGTAACAGCGCAGAACGACATGCTAGTGACCAGCCCCAGGAATCGACACAGGCTTCCAAGGCTCCACGCTGCCAGAGGTCAAGCAGAGTCATAAACAACAGAAGATGGACTAGACCTGCTAGATGATCCAGTCCATCTCCTTGCCATGCAGGATTATTCTCCTTATTTACTTCTACATTAGGTCTTAGATCGGATTATCGTGAAGCATTCCAAGTGGTGGCACTTGCATCTTTTCTTTTTGGAAAAACATTCCCCAAACACATCTCCAAGGCAGGAAATACTTCCTGAGATTCACTCTGAACATTCACTTAATTAATTTCATGTTATGATATTTACTTGTTTTCTTCTAAGTAACAACCATCCGTCCTTAACAGAGATTTTTGCCTTCTCTCAGATGCTTCTTAGCCAAAGTAGATAAAGTTAACTACAGCAATAAACACTTGCTCATGAATCAATCCCACCAGGCTCTCCAGATAAGGGACAGTCTTCTCTACCAGAATCTATCTGAAATCACCAAAAATCTCTGAATTGCCCTTATCTGTACATAGAGCATATGAAAGAGAGGTGAATAGCGaggggaaaataattttgtggAAGTTAAGAAAAGTCGTCTTCACAAATAAGGCAAGAGCACTCTTGCTAgctaaagaaagaaagaagtaaaaatgaaaaaaaaaacctaccaaAACCAACCCTGTAGGATAAGTAAAAGATATCTGGACAGACCAAAccagaaaaattaagaaatacacCCAGCACATTCTGAAATGTGGAATCAGGCTCCTCATTTTGAGTTTATGTCAAACAGCTTCAGTAAATTTGTTTATACTACTTTGTTTAAGTAATCCTTAAATTCCCTGGATGCCCTGGCTTTTTATTCCCACCCAACCCACAAAAATCCACTGGCTAAAAAGCTTGAGTTAAAGGCATTCAAAATGGGAGGAGGACTGGAGAGAGCAAAAGATTTCCAAAGTCACTACCAGGCTGCCAGTTCAAATGTAGTCAGAGATGCTGATATCCAATCAGTGTTTGTTGGCCTACATGAAATTAATTTGCAGTCTCAGTTTAGCTCTTTGTAGACAAGATGTCCACATCACAGAAACCACCACCACACTTGACCCTTGTTGGTCATCTCAGCAGAGAGGCCAAGGACTGAACGGGCAGGGAGACTGAGCTACCCTCCAGTTAAGGGTTAAAGCGCATCGGTGGGGCAACGTGTGGGAAGCTTGCACGGTTTGCTGCCTGTGCTGTACCTTTTCTGTGGAATAAAGAAGACTTCAGTCTCCAGGGTTTTCAATCTGACACCTTTCACGAACACTAACATTcactaaaaaaacaaaaaacaaaaaatatgttCAATAATCAATCTCTGGGAACTGTAAACACAGCAGTGATTTTTGGAAGGTTCTAGAATTTTCAGTGTCTAGGAAACCAGCTAAATGGACCCCAATGGAATCCTGCTAGCAACACATATTACAAACCTTTAAAAGTAACTAAAATAACAAACCTCAAGATCAGATTTATTTCATCCTCCTTGGTCCACTCGGTGCCTCCGCTTTGTTTCCAGTTGAGATAGTTGAGCCATTTAGAGCGGCACTGCTTCTCCGAGCGCGTCCCGACCCGCTCTGCCACCGCAGCCCAGGACACACCTTGGGTGACAATGTCACCTGGCTCTGTGCTTGTCAGCTCGTGCACCACTTCTGCCAGTCgcttctcttctttctctgtccACTTTcctgaaagagagagagaagcccTCCACCTTAACCAGGTTCTGATCCATAACATGCCAGCAGATATTTAACTGCCATGTCCAACACCTTATTCCAGATGCAAATATTGACTTGTGAAGAAGATGTAACTGCTCTTAATTActaataatttatattatatcCATTCTTGAATAACAAATCAACAATTCCATTGTTCTGCTGCcgaatttctcttttctcttcctctcaCAGATGAATAAGGCCACACAGAGCTTGTCCAAAGAGTGACCAGAGCAAACTGATCCAAGCTATCCGAACTGTATTAGCTGGAGTGAATTAACCATGCAACAATTATTCACATGAGGTCTGACTGCATTTTCCTTTATACTTGAATATATACATTACAAAATAAACAGTACTTTACTCCTGAAATGAGTAAAGATGCATCTGTCTTCTCTCTTGACACCAAAGGCACAGTGTAAGTCTATAATCATTAAACACAAGAGACAGAATTTTAACCAGAATATCCATTTCTGACACCAGCATTTACCTCACCTGTGTTGCAGGTATCCTTCATCAGCCTACATCGATCCTTTACAGATGAAGCACTtctccccagggcagctcctaTTGTGGCCCAATCATTACCATGCTTTACTCTCAGCCTACAGAGAAACATGCTCATTAACCCTATATTTCCCACTTAGGAAATCACCAAACTAGCAAATATTCACTAATAAAAACAGGATGAATGTGCAGGCTTAAAGAGAGAATGGGGAAATCACTTTGCTACTTTACTATTACTATTTTCTGCTACTTTTCCCTATGTCTTTCTAGAGCCTTTTGGACCAGCTGAGCCACAAGATACATATGAAATGCATATTATCAATCAAGATACATATAAAATGCATAGATACTATACATATAAAA
This region of Zonotrichia albicollis isolate bZonAlb1 chromosome 4, bZonAlb1.hap1, whole genome shotgun sequence genomic DNA includes:
- the DMTF1 gene encoding cyclin-D-binding Myb-like transcription factor 1 isoform X2, whose protein sequence is MLRAPSPGPQRGGEGSVRFLAPLALRAGSVRFVAPGGRAEAPGGRTRALPAGSQRLSPPPPPPPPLAARRRPAPPSWYLGVSILVSQVPGPKTGSLSMSTVEEESDTVTVETVNSVTLTQDTEGNLILHCPQNEADEVDSEDSSEPPHKRLCLSEDDQSLDDSTPCISVVAVPISENDQSFEVTMTATAEVAEDEINEGTVTQIQILQNEQLDEISPMGNEEVSAVSQAWFTTKEDKDSLTNKGHKWKQGMWSKEEIDILMSNIERYLKARGIKDATEIIFEMSKDERKDFYRTIAWGLNRPLFAVYRRVLRMYDDRNHVGKYTPEEIEKLKELRVKHGNDWATIGAALGRSASSVKDRCRLMKDTCNTGKWTEKEEKRLAEVVHELTSTEPGDIVTQGVSWAAVAERVGTRSEKQCRSKWLNYLNWKQSGGTEWTKEDEINLILRIAELEVSDENDINWDLLAEGWSSVRSPQWLRSKWWTIKRQIANHKDVSFPVLIKGLKQLHENQKNNPGHQLAENKCGSGLASSNSSSGVQHVQIRVARLEESTGSAPSPMAALQIPVQITHVSSTDSPAATVDSETITLNSGTLQTFEILPSFHLQPTGTPGTYLLQTSSSQGLPLTLTTSPTMTLTAAAAPASPEQIIVHALSDLGSPTIEEQVDQPTIDDETVLIVPSSHGFIQATDDMDNESVLPLTTLTDPILQHHGDGSHIIGSSLGSPDSEDSKDVEDLVSCP
- the DMTF1 gene encoding cyclin-D-binding Myb-like transcription factor 1 isoform X1, whose translation is MLRAPSPGPQRGGEGSVRFLAPLALRAGSVRFVAPGGRAEAPGGRTRALPAGSQRLSPPPPPPPPLAARRRPAPPSWYLGVSILVSQVPGPKTGSLSMSTVEEESDTVTVETVNSVTLTQDTEGNLILHCPQNEADEVDSEDSSEPPHKRLCLSEDDQSLDDSTPCISVVAVPISENDQSFEVTMTATAEVAEDEINEGTVTQIQILQNEQLDEISPMGNEEVSAVSQAWFTTKEDKDSLTNKGHKWKQGMWSKEEIDILMSNIERYLKARGIKDATEIIFEMSKDERKDFYRTIAWGLNRPLFAVYRRVLRMYDDRNHVGKYTPEEIEKLKELRVKHGNDWATIGAALGRSASSVKDRCRLMKDTCNTGKWTEKEEKRLAEVVHELTSTEPGDIVTQGVSWAAVAERVGTRSEKQCRSKWLNYLNWKQSGGTEWTKEDEINLILRIAELEVSDENDINWDLLAEGWSSVRSPQWLRSKWWTIKRQIANHKDVSFPVLIKGLKQLHENQKNNPGHQLAENKCGSGLASSNSSSGVQHVQIRVARLEESTGSAPSPMAALQIPVQITHVSSTDSPAATVDSETITLNSGTLQTFEILPSFHLQPTGTPGTYLLQTSSSQGLPLTLTTSPTMTLTAAAAPASPEQIIVHALSPEHLLNTSDNVTVQCHTPSVIIRTVAAEDISSSVTQTELAVDADIQSADLTDPPDTLGTNTFPHDIHQSKLSDEEQSAYNEDDASKFSSRNSRELMDGVLVRTEEEIADASLKQNEDSHSGLPSTYVTEDLGSPTIEEQVDQPTIDDETVLIVPSSHGFIQATDDMDNESVLPLTTLTDPILQHHGDGSHIIGSSLGSPDSEDSKDVEDLVSCP